CTCCCACTCGACTATCCCCGCTGAAGTACCCTTGTTCGCAGAACCACGTACTGGTTTCTTGCACGCCTGGGGATCTTGCATGCTCACCTGCAGCCTCTTGTCTTTCTCCATATTAACGGGGTGGGTCAGTATCAGGGTTACCTTCTTAGAGAACGGCCATTCTACGCACAAATCCCAGGCGCCTTCACAAATCTTCAATGAAAAGCTTACAAGACGGTTATAGTCAGGGAATGAACATTCCAGCTTGAAAGTGTAGCCAGCCAGTGTGCAGATCTCACTTGATATCACGTGAGAACGACTTTCAAAGACCAGCGCTTTGTTTTCGCTGCATACATCGGAAAAGACGCATGTTGCGATGAAGTTGCCATGTTTGGAGACAGAGCGGTAGGGACCCGGGGTGACTGCGGCGGTCTTCAGAGCTGAAAGCAGAGAGTCGCACTGGTCCCCGCTAGTCTCTTTCTGTATAGTCGCAAACTGACCCTCAAGAGTAGCCACGTGCTCCATTAAAGAATTTACACCATTCACAACAGCATTCTTGTCTAAATCCTCGCTCGAGGCCCGCTCCAGAATGCCTTCCAAATCCTTCCTCATGTCGCCAAGCTTTTCGAGGACACTTGAGACTGCCCTGGGGCCCACAGGCTTTCGTGGAGGAGCCTCGGCCGAGCACTGCCTGCAGTGTTCAACCGACGCGCTGCGAACAACGAACTGTTGGCATTTGGGACACCTCCCCTTGTCGCTGCCGCACTCAGTCAGATGGTCCTTCATGTCGCATAGC
This portion of the Amblyomma americanum isolate KBUSLIRL-KWMA chromosome 10, ASM5285725v1, whole genome shotgun sequence genome encodes:
- the LOC144106483 gene encoding uncharacterized protein LOC144106483, which produces MPGTEYTLTGFDDFPERQLVVFVKPLPGTRVCSVCGVVPFRSVLLPCGHVLCQVCRGQIPTEGGTCPLDGMEFAHADIVRVTFKQSYLQQHRVFCVAGGEQCSFEGRLCDMKDHLTECGSDKGRCPKCQQFVVRSASVEHCRQCSAEAPPRKPVGPRAVSSVLEKLGDMRKDLEGILERASSEDLDKNAVVNGVNSLMEHVATLEGQFATIQKETSGDQCDSLLSALKTAAVTPGPYRSVSKHGNFIATCVFSDVCSENKALVFESRSHVISSEICTLAGYTFKLECSFPDYNRLVSFSLKICEGAWDLCVEWPFSKKVTLILTHPVNMEKDKRLQVSMQDPQACKKPVRGSANKGTSAGIVEWEYVERHGLISNNGLYVNVEFE